Part of the Paracoccus sp. S3-43 genome, CTGCGGATGCGGCCCTGGGCAAAGGCGCGCCGCATCCGGTCAAGGGCGGCCGGGTCCAGCACCAGGCGCTGTCCGGGCGCGACCGGACGGCCCAGCAGGGCCGCCACGTCGCGCGCGGCCCGCGCGTCGCGCCGCGCCACGCTGTCGCCCCGGCAATGGCAGCCGGGGTCGTCCAGCATCGGCGCGCAGACATCGTCGGGACCGTCCACGACCGTCACCGCCTCGCCCGCCGCGATGCGGGCGGCGATGGCGGTGAACCCCGCGGTGAAGGCGGGGCTGTAGCCCTTGCCCGCCCAGGTCAGCAGGCACAGCAGGTGATGCGCGCGCAGGCGGATGGTCATGCGCGGCGCGGACGGCCCACCTGGC contains:
- a CDS encoding DUF1284 domain-containing protein, translating into MTIRLRAHHLLCLLTWAGKGYSPAFTAGFTAIAARIAAGEAVTVVDGPDDVCAPMLDDPGCHCRGDSVARRDARAARDVAALLGRPVAPGQRLVLDPAALDRMRRAFAQGRIRSACAGCDWAGLCRDIAKDGFAATVLPAPQPDRLRA